TTGTGATTCCTGCCATGTTTTTTTTCTGCATTGGTAGTTTCACTTCCAAAGCTTTTCTAGCTTCGTGGTAAGGTAAAGAGCAACTACTCTGCTATTGTACTAGAACTCACGTGATTGGTAGATCATGACAGTTATATTTTGACATTATGGCTATACTAATgctttagggtctgtttggttgggctgtgactgtgaaaaaagttgctgtgggctgtgagctgtggaaaaagctgctgtaggctgtaagctgttaaaaagctaaaaatcgtttggtggaagccactaaaagtcgttaaaaattcttcgatatatgttttcacagttccatccgaaaagccactaaaagcaggtccaggggtgctttcagatttgcactacgagaaagtcggcttttagaaaaagctgcttcctggatccatccctttggttggcttttggcttttagggggtaaaagccaaagccaaaagtcaaaccaaacacacccttagtacTCCACCCTATTAATCTTAACTATGTACTCAGTTTGGTCAAATAATTCATAGACTCGGTATGGAATCTGGATTATTAAAACATATAGGTTTAATATATAGGGGGGTAATAGATGGATCGTGaaccaaatgtttcttcacaatttATTAGGACCTTAAATTAATTGTAgttaaaaaataaatagaaatagtgCTCGATCCTAACGTGATCTGaaacttaaattttatagtgtaaaatttagagcttaTTATCACCCCGATATATAACCGGACGATGCAATCAGACGAGCTTAGAGCAACTCTAATAGTTACGTATAATTATACTACCTAAATTCTAGATTTAGCAAGTTCCCAAATAATATAGAAAATAAAAAGCTCATCTCCTCCAACAGTTCTCTATATATTACTTTCTAAATATGTTAAAATTTAACATGTCACCAGTTTAAGTGGGACCATCCGCGATGACAGATTTAACTTGGTGAGCCGTGTTGTCCTTTTGATTTACTACCACAATTGTTTATTTGTTTATTTTTGACATGTGCACGTGCGGCTATTGCATTGGCAATTGTTTAATCTCTAGCTTACTACTTGCCGCAATTGTATGTCGTCAGCGTCCGACGCATGTGCTCTCTTAATATGTTTTTACTATAAAGTAGAAAAATGCACCAAAATATAAAAATGCCGTTAGGTTTTTGTGTAGGAACTTGGTAAATGGTTGCTAAATATAGGGAAAAATGAGGCTAGATGAGAATTAGCTAAATTTAGTAAGTTTATTTAGAGAGTTGTTGGAGAGGAGCTTTTAGTTTAGCTatctaaattattgatttagagAGTTTTCAGAGAACTAGAGACCAAAATATACGTTACTCAAAAAAGAGACCAAAATATACACCTCAGTCCTCACCCTGCCCATCAGCGCTCGCCAACACAATTCTATTCCAGGCCGCATGTTATGGGCCTGTCAGCTGGGCCGTTCCATATCTCAACGTTCTCTCTTGCTCTGCCTGTCCATCCCGACGACAAAAAACGCCTCCTCCGCCTCCTCCGCCGCCTTCCGCCTGTTCTCACTTCCCGCCCCTTCCTCCGGACCTAGACTCCTCCAAGCGCCAGCGCCGGTGAACACCACTTTCCCATACCTGCGCCATGGGCCGCCCAAAGGGCGGCGCCGCGTCCTCCTCGAAGAAGCCGAAGGCGAAGCAGAAACAGCGAGGCGGCGTCGACTTCAAGGTACCACCAGCCCACCGATTCTGCTCTCTTCGAGACTTGATTCTACGTCGCCGTGTTAAGCCTTTTTCCTGGCGGTCGCAGAAGTACAAGCACAAGGTCGGGCGCAAGCTTCCGCCGCCGAAGAATGCCACCAACACGGAAATCAAGTCCAAAGGTACGGCAACATCAACCTTTTTTTTTCTATCCCTTTTGGCCTCGTTGCGCTGCAATTGGAGTTGAGGTGTAACAATGCTCAGTTTACTAGTTTAGGGTTCTGTATTGTGAACTCCTGTTGTGTGTGCGTCCAGCGATCGTGCTGCCGGAGCAGAGCATGGCGTCGGAGAGGACGGGCATGGCAGTGAACAAGCGCGGGCTCACGCTACGGGAGCTCCTGCAGCAGACGGGACACTACAATGCCAATGTGCGGCGGGGTGAGTTTTCTCTAGTCTGTATGGTGAGTTGGTGACACACTGGATAAACTGCCATGATGCCTCAATGCGTTCTTAGCATCTGACTATGTATATGTTTGTCTTTATGTTGAAGCTGCACTGAAtggaataaaggacattgttgtcAAGCACCCAACAGAGCTTAAACTGCACAAGGTTGCTATAATTGAGAAGCTGCAGGAGAGAATATGTGATACTGACAAGGTGGTCCGTGAATCGTTATACAATATACTGCAGTCTCTGATCTTCCCATCTTTGAAAGAGGTATATCTCTTTCTCCGCTTTTCTGTACTTTTGCTTGATTAGAAATGTATTCTTTTAATTGAAATGGTTATTCATGATGTTCTTACACGTTGCATTGCATTTTGACATTCCAGTTTTCTGTAAATATGCCAGTAAAAAATAATATTGCTTGTGTGATATCATGATTTCTACTAACCACAATATGGCACATGCTTTATTTGTTGCATTCACAAATACATCGTATAAGTTTCTTTTTATTTTTGGCTATTTCAAGCACATCATTCTTTATTTGCATCGCTTTGTTATTCCTTGTCCAGTTAAAATTTCTAGCTTTTGACTTCAGATGTGAGACTATAATTATGCTTACAGGATAACACTATATCTGTGCGGAGTACACTGTTTTTGCTGATGGCTAATATTCTGAATGGAACGACCCATCTATCTGTGGAGATCCAGTTAATGGCTTTTAGGTTTTTGGAGCTTGTGGTTCTTAATTTCCCGTCATCCTTTTCTAGTTATGCTGAACAGGTAAGTCGTCTGCTTTCACAGTTGGTGTACTGAATGATGAGTCACTTCTATTGTTctgagaaaattattttgctgggAGATGCATATTCCTTGCTTCCATCACTTAATTAGTTCTACTATATCTCCATCCATTAATATCTGACGTTGGTTAGTTCAATTTTGAACTAACCAGTGTCAAATGTTAATTTACGGATAGACTACCCCCCCCCTAAAATTTGCATATGTTAACTACCACAGCTTGTTTCATAGTCCAGCTTTTATCAAGTAATAACTACTAAGGAATATATGTTTTATTTGAACTGCTTCTCACCCCTAGAGATTGTATATTCCCCGACCATATTCATTACCAACTTAAACTTATAGTTTCATTTGCATTATCTTTTTCTGACAGACCTTCAACAACTTTGTTGCGGTACTGAGCAACGACAGAATCAACCTACATGATAGGAATAAACTTAACAGTGTTCTTAGTGGGCTTGGCCACTGCCTTTCCTTGGTTGCTAAAACGATAGAAAATGATGATACATCAAATCGACAGGTTTGTGCCCTGAACTCAGTAAATAACCTTTTGTAGTtttaataaaataaaatttgcattcCTCGCACATTTGTAGCTACAGTGAGGAACTTGATGAAATAGAAAATCTGTGTTCTGGAATGTGTATGCGTCTAGGTAGTAGCTATACTCCATTGATGAAAGCCTTTGCTCATCGCCTACAGGCTCATAACCTCTCTGCAAGGGAAAATTGGAAATTTACCACTGATGAAGATAGCACAGGAGGTAGATAAGTCTTCCCAGATCTCTCCTTGTCTTTTAGTTTATATAATTTGCTATGCAATTATGTTGTCATGCCATCTTTTAATGGGACAAATTAGCACTTCAATGTGAATTGAGTGTTGCCTGCCAATATAATCAGAGATTGCTCGAGATGAAATCATGAAATACACAAATCACTCACAATTTGCTACATTTATTCTTGTTATCATGGTACTTCTAGTTTGCTGGCCTTCCTGAAATGAATGACAGAATGTTAAAAGTCAACTCTTCTGTAATGTTAGATGGCTCTATCAGAGTAGCACTTCTGTTTTCTTTCTTATCATTCGGTTGACAAGTGTTTAATCAGCATTCCAATTACTTATTTGAGAGTTTATGTAATTTGGGTACTTTTAATTCATAATACCAAGAGTGCAGACCTTATTTTTAAAGAAACGACTCTTATGGATCATTAATTATTTCACAATAATATAAGCAACTATTTCGACCATAGTCACAAAGTTCCCAGATTGATAGGGTCGAGGAACGTGGTACGCTACCTGTGAGAGGTTTTTACATGGTGGTAATCAGGCCTAGAGAAAAAGCTCGAGATCGACGAGCTGGCTCGGGCTTGGAGTGACTCGACTCAGTTCAGAGCAGTTCAATGCTCGGAACGAGCCCGAGTCGAGCCTGTTTTTGTGGTTCGTGAAAAGAGCAAGTCAACTCGGCTCGACTTGCTGCGattcgcgagctggctcgtggctcaacttaacaacaatttgttacataaaatcCTAATTAGCATATAGTGTTATTACCAAATAGACGATTTGTTTATGTTATTTGTGATTATTGCACAAAActaatctattttctatattatattagactattagtaatatatttattttacttattcaAAATATGTTACTTAAATtatttttaaaattttatattataatttggaGGACGAGTTTATGGCCAGGCTCGTTGGCTCGGCTCGGCGAGCCGAGCCAACTTTTTAGGCTTGCCAGAGGAGCGAGccaagccgagccgagctcgactCGTTACTTGACCGAGCCACAACAAGCCTAGCCAAGCTCGATTCGTTTCCACCCCTAGTGGTAACAAAAATGATCGCATACCCGGGTCAGGGATGACTTTTCCAGGTCGAGGGTCACTTTCACTTTACCTGTTTCTTGTGACTATGGTTTCGACCCTTCCAGTTCTTTTTTTCCCTTTTTGAATCACTGTACTTACTACCTGATTTGATGTTATTTGGTTGTCCTGTTCAGTCAGCTTTGTTATTGCTATCTTATACCTCTTCTGTACTGCAGGGGCATTTTCAATGTCCAATTTATTAACGAAGCTTCAGAACCTTGTCCAAATCCTCACTAATTCTGTAGAGGTTTCAGCTTCAGAGCTCTGTGCAAAGTCAGCTCTTGATGTTCAGTCAAGTGAAGCATTGCTATCAGCCCTTCAGTGTCTGGATCTAATCTGTAGGATATTTGTTCATGAGGTGAAGAAACCTCAGTTGAAATTCTCCATACCAAAAAATCAGCATGGACCAGACTGGTTGAGAAGTTCTTTACTGGTACATCTAAATAATTTATGGGGAGTGAAGCGCTTGTTTCATGGAAAGGTGTGAAAGATTGTTCTCTTGATGTTACCACCACCAACTGGTTTTATTGAATAACTTCCTGATCAACCCAAAAGAGAGTAACATAAGTATTCTTTTCatttgaaaagaaaaagaagaaacatGCAAGGTTTTGATTTGATAGACTTAGGCCATGTTTGGAACctctagaactaatagttagctaCTAAAAATTATTTGTTGGGTTCCAAACACCCTCCGCTAATATCACATCTAATTGTTAGCTTCCTCACAGCTAACAATTAGTATATAGCTCATTAGCTGGCTTAACCCAGCTAATAATTTATTAGCCGACTAACTATTAGCTCGTAGGGGTTCCAAACAGAGCCTTAGGTAGAGTTAAATTAATTTGATTTAGGAACTGAGTATCTTTTGATGGAACTCAGGAACTACAATATACCATGCTACAGTCATGCTGTATTTATGTATATTAGCATCATGGTTTAAAAGGCGGCTAGGCGGAACTAGGCGCCCAGCCACCGCCTGACCGCCTAGGCGACTTAGGCgggcgcctaggcgacgccttagtaGATGTTACAAACAGCTGTGAGCTGTTACAAAATACCAAGCAACCAAACAGCTGTTACAGCTCATAAACTAGAAATCATCACAAATTCACAATAGCATAATAATGGATATGAAATAGCCACAAAGTAGTTTCTAAAGGAACAACAACAAGTCACAAAATTTAAAACAACACAATACCAAATGTCCAAATCTGAAATAGCCACATAGATAGTTTGTAATGGCATAATTAATAGTAACTAGCTGCAGTTAGTAATGCAGCAAATATGCTAAATTGCTAATGCAATCTAGCAATAGCTACTCTCCCTGTCTCTCGTCGCTCAAAAATCATCATCAAACTCTCCTGGGATATTGGGTGCCTCCCCTTCTTCACCAGCATTGCCACCATTAGATTCATCTTCACAATCTGTGATTTCTGCATCGTCATGTGGaacatcttcatcttcatcttcatcttccTCTTCAGCCTCTGACATGTTTTGTGCAGCAACAGAATTTCTTCTTGAATACACATTATGGGCCCTTCTTGGTAAGTTTCGGCCACGAAGTGCTTGCGATGCTCCAATGGCATTATCCACAAGGTCCCATGTAAGGTCACACTCACACCCACGCCCACCTTCAGGGACTACATGCAAAGAATCAGCCCACTCATTGTCCCAGTTGAAGTCCTCATGAACCAATGGATCAAAGTTTTTCCCCTTCTTCTGGCGTAGTTTTTGGAACCTAGCTTTCATCTTTCTGTTGTAGGAAATGAAGACAATAGAATTCAACCTCTTATGCAACAATCGGTTTCTTTTCTTTGTATGGATCTACAaaataagaaaagagaaaacacttGGTCATTTAATCCCGAAATATTGGATACAAAAGTAGCCAAGTAGGTGGATGAGGACTTGAGGAGGCACACATAATAACTTACAAATTCAAAGGTACTCCAATTGCGTTCACAACCTGATGAAGACGCACAAAGACTCACCAAACGTCTAGCAAATCTCTGTAACTCAATAGCACGACCACCATACGAACGCCACCACTCAACTGCAATAACATCACAACAATTTAGCAAGCTACTAGCAACAACTAGTAAGTAGTAAACTAGTAACAGCCACAAACACTTACGTGGGGTCATAGTTTGTAGGTTATCTTTGGCCATCTTATTTGAAAAAGCTGCTCCTCTAAGAAACTCGTAATCCATTGCTTGAGAATTGATCTTGTCTCTAGTTTCCTCATCATCTACCATTCTTGCAAGCACATCAAGAAAGCAACCTCTTAGCTGACCAACAGTAGCATCATCATCATTTCTTATGAGAGGATGCAACTTTCCTGGGTTCAAATACATTGCAGCCCCATACAATGGGTGATCCATTTGTTTCTCCCAACGCCGTTCAAttatagttatgattttcttgagtaaagtcttcttgctttggacaGCAAAGCTTTGATTGATCTTTTCCTTTGCACATTTCATCAATGCTTGGACCTCTGGCATAGCTGGCCTCTCATCTCCATCTACCACCCTAAGTACAATAAGTAGTGGCCCCGAAGCTCTAAGGCAATCTTCTACTGAATTCCAAAACTGTGTGGAGAAGACAATGTTATACACATCCAATCCAGTACTAGTCTTTGACAATCTGTTATCAGTCCAAGCTGTGCTTGCAAATAAAGCCTTCAAAGCATCCTTGTGCTTGTACAAGCTCTTCAATGTGAGAAAGGAAGTAGCAAAACGAGTGGCTGCAGGCCTCACAAGATCAGCCCCACCAGTTTTCTCTCTCATGGCAGCAAGAATTCTCCCGTGTCGGTATATGAAAGTTGTCACACGCCTTGCACGTGCAATTGGTTTCTTGAATTCCTTCAAGTTTCCTATGTCCTCCAACATTAGGTCCAAGCAATGTGCAGCACATGGACTCCAAAATAAAGTAGGAATCCTCTCCATTAGAAGCTTGCCTGCAGCTTTGTAATTGGCACCATTATCAGTAACAACTTGTACAACCTTGTCTCTCCCAATCTCATCAACTTTTTTCTCAAGCAAATCAGCAAGCATGTATGCATCATGTACTTCACTAGATGCATCAACGGACTCTAAAAAATAAGTGCCCTCTGGGCTGTTCACTAAGAAGTTAATGAGATGGCGTCCCCTCCTATCAGACCATCCATCAGACATGAGTGTGCAACCATAGTGTTTCCATGCACGCTCATGTTCCTCCCTCATTGTATTTGTTGTCTTCACAGCCTCTTGTAGCAATGGCTCGCCTAGTTGGTAAGGTGTTGGGGGCTTATACCCTGAACCAAACTGTGCTGTGGCCTCAATTGCAATCTGAAACTGCCTAGCTGCTGCGGCATTGAAAGGTACACCGCACTCATAGAAGAACAAAGCCCACTGCATGTCCACATAGTGTTTGTCCTCCTTGCTTTTTGCACTAGCCAAGATTGTGGGCTGATAAGAGCCTGAAAGTCTCTCATCCACCACCTCCTCTGGTGTTTTCCGCAACATCTCAACTACGGACTTGGCTGTCTTTTGCTGTGCTTTACTGTTTGCCTTAAATTGCAAGGTCGATTGTCTTTTTTTGGCTGCTGTACCAGAACTAGGCTGCACCTTGGATGCTTGAGACTCCACAGCAGATGTATCATTCGTCCCATCTGCTGCTGCCACCTCCACCACTTCATCATCTTATTCATCTTCATCTAGAAACATTGGTCTTTTTCTCTTGTTTGCCTCCAAATAACTTGTCATCTCCTTCCTTATTCCACTGGTAGCCTTGGGACATAACTTTGCATCTCCATATGCCCCTGCCAAATGTTGCTTTAACCTCTTTATCCCTCCACTAACAACCTGGCCACATAGGGTGCATTCCACCTTATCTTTATTTTGAAGATCTGGCCAAA
This portion of the Zea mays cultivar B73 chromosome 2, Zm-B73-REFERENCE-NAM-5.0, whole genome shotgun sequence genome encodes:
- the LOC103646345 gene encoding uncharacterized protein isoform X2, which encodes MLRKTPEEVVDERLSGSYQPTILASAKSKEDKHYVDMQWALFFYECGVPFNAAAARQFQIAIEATAQFGSGYKPPTPYQLGEPLLQEAVKTTNTMREEHERAWKHYGCTLMSDGWSDRRGRHLINFLVNSPEGTYFLESVDASSEVHDAYMLADLLEKKVDEIGRDKVVQVVTDNGANYKAAGKLLMERIPTLFWSPCAAHCLDLMLEDIGNLKEFKKPIARARRVTTFIYRHGRILAAMREKTGGADLVRPAATRFATSFLTLKSLYKHKDALKALFASTAWTDNRLSKTSTGLDVYNIVFSTQFWNSVEDCLRASGPLLIVLRVVDGDERPAMPEVQALMKCAKEKINQSFAVQSKKTLLKKIITIIERRWEKQMDHPLYGAAMYLNPGKLHPLIRNDDDATVGQLRGCFLDVLARMVDDEETRDKINSQAMDYEFLRGAAFSNKMAKDNLQTMTPLEWWRSYGGRAIELQRFARRLVSLCASSSGCERNWSTFEFIHTKKRNRLLHKRLNSIVFISYNRKMKARFQKLRQKKGKNFDPLVHEDFNWDNEWADSLHVVPEGGRGCECDLTWDLVDNAIGASQALRGRNLPRRAHNVYSRRNSVAAQNMSEAEEEDEDEDEDVPHDDAEITDCEDESNGGNAGEEGEAPNIPGEFDDDF
- the LOC103646345 gene encoding uncharacterized protein isoform X1, coding for MLRKTPEEVVDERLSGSYQPTILASAKSKEDKHYVDMQWALFFYECGVPFNAAAARQFQIAIEATAQFGSGYKPPTPYQLGEPLLQEAVKTTNTMREEHERAWKHYGCTLMSDGWSDRRGRHLINFLVNSPEGTYFLESVDASSEVHDAYMLADLLEKKVDEIGRDKVVQVVTDNGANYKAAGKLLMERIPTLFWSPCAAHCLDLMLEDIGNLKEFKKPIARARRVTTFIYRHGRILAAMREKTGGADLVRPAATRFATSFLTLKSLYKHKDALKALFASTAWTDNRLSKTSTGLDVYNIVFSTQFWNSVEDCLRASGPLLIVLRVVDGDERPAMPEVQALMKCAKEKINQSFAVQSKKTLLKKIITIIERRWEKQMDHPLYGAAMYLNPGKLHPLIRNDDDATVGQLRGCFLDVLARMVDDEETRDKINSQAMDYEFLRGAAFSNKMAKDNLQTMTPRKCLWLLLVYYLLVVASSLLNCCDVIAVEWWRSYGGRAIELQRFARRLVSLCASSSGCERNWSTFEFIHTKKRNRLLHKRLNSIVFISYNRKMKARFQKLRQKKGKNFDPLVHEDFNWDNEWADSLHVVPEGGRGCECDLTWDLVDNAIGASQALRGRNLPRRAHNVYSRRNSVAAQNMSEAEEEDEDEDEDVPHDDAEITDCEDESNGGNAGEEGEAPNIPGEFDDDF